From the genome of Streptacidiphilus rugosus AM-16, one region includes:
- a CDS encoding helix-turn-helix transcriptional regulator, with translation MLEALGLTTTAADVYRAMLDHPGYGVSQLADLTGLTPGQVHDCLNELTHLMLVRASSEHPGQMRAVTPEVGLADMLAREEADLAARQAQLAASRAAVTRMVADRAETRPGHGERLIGMDAIQNRLEVLMREVRTECVGVHPGASQRPEDLAAGREGNAAAIARGVTVKSLYQDATRNDPHTTAYAQWLLSLGSEVRTAPVLPQRLVIIDRTQALVPIDPAHTRKGALHVTEPGIVSALVDLFEQAWATAIPLGAVRTEDPATGLSVAERELLRLLGSGLTDETAGQRLGLSSRTVSRHMSSIMERLGAASRFEAGIKAAHNGWL, from the coding sequence ATGCTGGAAGCACTGGGCCTGACCACCACCGCCGCAGACGTCTACCGGGCCATGCTCGACCACCCCGGCTACGGCGTGAGCCAGCTAGCCGACCTCACCGGCCTGACGCCCGGCCAGGTCCACGACTGCCTGAACGAACTCACCCACCTGATGCTGGTCCGCGCGTCCAGCGAGCACCCCGGACAGATGCGCGCGGTCACCCCGGAGGTCGGTCTGGCCGACATGCTCGCCCGCGAGGAAGCCGACCTGGCCGCCCGTCAGGCCCAACTCGCCGCCTCCCGCGCCGCTGTGACCCGCATGGTCGCCGACCGCGCCGAGACCCGGCCCGGGCACGGCGAACGCCTGATCGGCATGGACGCCATCCAGAACCGCCTGGAGGTGCTGATGCGCGAGGTCCGCACGGAGTGCGTCGGCGTGCACCCCGGCGCGAGCCAGCGCCCCGAGGACCTGGCCGCCGGCCGCGAAGGCAACGCCGCAGCCATCGCCCGCGGCGTCACCGTCAAGTCCCTCTACCAGGACGCCACCCGCAACGACCCCCACACCACCGCCTACGCCCAGTGGCTGCTCAGCCTGGGCAGCGAGGTCCGCACCGCACCGGTCCTGCCCCAGCGTCTGGTCATCATCGACCGCACCCAGGCCCTGGTCCCCATCGACCCCGCCCACACTCGCAAGGGCGCGCTCCACGTCACCGAACCCGGCATCGTCTCCGCCCTGGTCGACCTCTTCGAACAGGCCTGGGCGACCGCCATCCCCCTCGGCGCCGTCCGCACCGAGGACCCGGCCACCGGCCTGAGCGTGGCCGAACGCGAACTCCTCCGCCTCCTCGGTTCCGGCCTCACCGACGAGACCGCAGGCCAACGCCTCGGGCTGTCCTCCCGCACCGTCAGCCGCCACATGTCCTCCATCATGGAACGCCTGGGCGCCGCCAGCCGCTTCGAGGCCGGCATCAAGGCCGCGCACAACGGCTGGCTCTGA
- a CDS encoding serine hydrolase domain-containing protein, translating into MKLVQAPRRARLRGLLAAVCAAAAVVPLATAPAGASAPEGAIAARAALALAGADAGDNGDGHELSPALERQLDRTVRTAMRTYAIPGAVVGIWLPGRGRFVRAFGVADKKTGAPMRTDMNTRIGSVTKTFTVTALLELVDQGRVHLDDPISRYVAGVPDGGRITLRDLADMRSGLYPYTADNGFLKDFLSHPKRSFTPKQLLSYGFRHPNLFAPGSAYLYSNSNTVLLGLVIEKVTHTSLSDYVCRHVIAPSDLDRSVMTPTTYLPRPRPHGYTAQTLNGTVADATGWSTSWGWADADMVSDLQDLHAWAYDLYRGRLLSRHTQAERLAFIPTGSPGLAYGLGVADFNGWIGHNGEVPGYETVDVYLPSERATLVVMVNTDVPYRNNPADAPGDLLATALTSVITPKNVFP; encoded by the coding sequence GTGAAACTGGTCCAAGCTCCACGACGGGCGCGTCTTCGCGGCCTGCTGGCGGCGGTCTGCGCGGCCGCCGCGGTCGTCCCGCTCGCGACCGCTCCCGCCGGCGCGTCCGCTCCCGAGGGGGCGATCGCGGCGCGTGCGGCGCTCGCCCTTGCGGGCGCCGACGCGGGCGACAACGGCGACGGCCACGAGCTCTCCCCGGCGCTGGAACGTCAGCTGGACCGCACGGTCCGGACCGCGATGCGCACCTACGCCATTCCCGGTGCGGTCGTCGGGATCTGGCTCCCGGGGCGGGGGCGCTTCGTGCGCGCGTTCGGCGTCGCGGACAAGAAGACCGGGGCCCCGATGCGGACCGACATGAACACCCGCATCGGCAGCGTCACCAAGACGTTCACGGTCACGGCCCTGCTGGAGCTGGTCGACCAGGGCCGGGTGCACCTGGACGACCCGATCTCGAGGTACGTCGCCGGTGTGCCCGACGGTGGCAGGATCACGCTGCGGGACCTCGCCGACATGCGCAGCGGCCTGTACCCGTACACCGCGGACAACGGGTTCCTGAAGGACTTCCTGTCCCACCCCAAGCGGTCGTTCACCCCGAAGCAACTGCTCTCCTACGGGTTCCGGCACCCGAACCTGTTCGCGCCCGGCAGCGCGTACCTCTACTCGAACTCCAACACCGTGCTGCTGGGCCTGGTCATCGAGAAGGTAACCCACACCTCGCTGAGCGACTACGTATGTCGGCACGTGATCGCGCCCAGCGACCTGGACCGCAGTGTGATGACCCCGACGACCTACCTGCCCCGGCCCCGGCCGCACGGCTACACCGCGCAGACCCTGAACGGCACGGTCGCGGACGCCACCGGCTGGAGCACCAGCTGGGGCTGGGCCGACGCCGACATGGTCTCCGACCTGCAGGATCTGCACGCCTGGGCGTACGACCTCTATCGCGGCCGGCTGTTGTCGCGGCACACCCAGGCCGAGCGGCTGGCGTTCATCCCCACCGGCTCCCCCGGCCTGGCCTACGGCCTGGGAGTGGCCGACTTCAACGGCTGGATCGGACACAACGGCGAGGTGCCCGGCTACGAGACCGTCGACGTCTACCTGCCGTCCGAGCGCGCCACCCTGGTGGTCATGGTGAACACGGACGTCCCCTACCGGAACAACCCGGCCGACGCCCCCGGCGACCTGCTCGCCACGGCGCTGACCTCAGTGATCACCCCGAAGAACGTCTTCCCCTGA